A genome region from Candidatus Manganitrophaceae bacterium includes the following:
- the ftsZ gene encoding cell division protein FtsZ, giving the protein MFLFDEEELNGGSARIKVVGVGGGGCNAVNNMIHSGVKGVDFISANTDIQALDLSRAAQKVQLGAKLTRGLGAGARPQIGRESAFEAVDLIKEILSGADMVFVTAGMGGGTGTGAAPVIANIAKEMGLLTVGVVTKPFQFEGPKRTRQADEGVLELKKSCHTVIVIPNQRLLHVVEKGTPLKESFLVVDDILRQAVQGISDLITTPGLVNVDFADVRTVMSHKGRSVMGMGVAKGENRAVEAAQQAISSPLLEDSSIEGAQGVLINVTGGLDLSLHELTEASSIIQGEVDSDANIIFGSVIREEMKEEVKVTVIATGFEDGRDREEAGSRSNGSEKKVEPNLFEKGGYLRKVFREENGRECAKIDDDEWDVPTFLRKQAD; this is encoded by the coding sequence ATGTTTCTTTTTGATGAAGAAGAGCTGAATGGGGGATCCGCCCGGATTAAGGTAGTCGGCGTTGGAGGGGGTGGATGTAACGCGGTGAACAATATGATCCATTCCGGAGTGAAGGGTGTAGATTTTATCTCGGCCAACACGGACATCCAGGCGCTTGATTTATCGAGGGCGGCCCAGAAGGTTCAGTTGGGGGCAAAACTCACGCGAGGGTTAGGTGCGGGTGCCCGGCCTCAGATCGGGAGAGAGTCTGCTTTTGAAGCGGTCGATCTGATCAAGGAAATCCTTTCCGGAGCGGACATGGTCTTTGTGACCGCCGGAATGGGAGGTGGGACCGGAACAGGTGCCGCACCGGTCATTGCCAATATTGCAAAAGAGATGGGGTTGTTGACTGTCGGTGTTGTGACCAAACCCTTTCAGTTTGAGGGGCCGAAGCGGACAAGACAGGCGGATGAGGGGGTACTGGAACTCAAGAAGAGTTGCCATACGGTCATCGTGATTCCAAACCAGCGGCTCTTGCATGTGGTCGAAAAAGGGACCCCCTTGAAGGAATCTTTCCTTGTTGTGGATGACATCCTCCGTCAGGCGGTCCAGGGGATTTCTGATCTTATCACCACGCCCGGATTGGTGAATGTCGATTTTGCCGATGTCCGGACGGTAATGTCCCACAAGGGCCGGTCGGTCATGGGAATGGGTGTTGCGAAGGGTGAAAACCGTGCTGTCGAAGCGGCCCAGCAGGCCATTTCCAGTCCTTTGCTGGAGGATAGCTCTATTGAAGGAGCGCAGGGGGTTCTCATTAATGTGACCGGAGGTCTGGATCTCTCCCTACACGAACTGACGGAGGCGTCTTCGATTATTCAGGGAGAAGTTGATTCGGATGCGAATATCATATTTGGGTCTGTGATCCGAGAAGAGATGAAAGAGGAGGTCAAGGTGACCGTTATTGCAACGGGGTTTGAGGATGGGCGTGACCGTGAGGAGGCCGGAAGTCGGAGCAATGGGTCCGAAAAGAAAGTGGAGCCAAACCTCTTTGAGAAAGGAGGATACTTGCGAAAGGTCTTCCGGGAAGAGAATGGAAGGGAGTGTGCCAAGATTGACGATGATGAATGGGACGTTCCTACTTTTTTGAGAAAACAGGCTGACTGA
- the pgeF gene encoding peptidoglycan editing factor PgeF: MLLEERAQGYQWIQNNGKGYIQLPLFNGQSFFHFFGTRLLAKGSETEAEHSQKITALGGAEFFARCRQVHGDAICEVNGAGREFSDEIPTGDGLTTNQSGLLITVSTADCVPVLLFDPVRRAVSAVHAGWRGSHLNISAKAVATMQTNYDSKPEDILAGIGPSIGPCCFEVGRDVWEKLERDTPYGKQLVSHGKEEKAWVNLTQLNRLQLVEAGLRSEKIQDTGLCTACAPNLFYSFRRDGKKIGNMTSGLMLTPGT; encoded by the coding sequence ATGCTTCTGGAAGAAAGAGCCCAGGGGTACCAATGGATTCAAAATAACGGAAAGGGATATATTCAACTGCCATTATTCAATGGGCAATCCTTCTTCCACTTTTTTGGAACCCGGCTGCTCGCGAAAGGCTCTGAGACGGAGGCCGAACATTCTCAAAAAATAACCGCGCTCGGGGGGGCGGAGTTTTTTGCGCGATGTCGCCAGGTTCATGGAGATGCCATTTGTGAGGTGAACGGCGCGGGAAGAGAATTCTCTGATGAGATCCCGACCGGGGATGGCCTGACAACAAATCAAAGCGGCCTCCTGATTACGGTTTCTACCGCAGACTGTGTTCCCGTCCTTCTCTTTGACCCGGTCCGGAGGGCGGTCTCAGCCGTTCATGCCGGTTGGCGCGGGTCGCATCTTAATATCTCTGCGAAGGCGGTTGCTACGATGCAAACAAACTATGATTCAAAGCCAGAGGATATTCTTGCCGGGATCGGTCCATCGATCGGCCCTTGTTGTTTTGAGGTGGGGCGTGACGTTTGGGAGAAACTCGAACGAGACACTCCGTATGGAAAACAGCTTGTTTCCCATGGTAAGGAAGAAAAAGCCTGGGTCAATTTGACACAACTGAACAGACTGCAACTTGTAGAGGCCGGTCTTCGTTCTGAAAAGATTCAGGACACCGGTCTTTGCACCGCCTGTGCGCCCAACCTGTTTTATTCCTTCCGCAGGGATGGGAAAAAGATCGGAAATATGACGAGCGGGCTGATGTTGACCCCGGGGACGTGA
- a CDS encoding YggS family pyridoxal phosphate-dependent enzyme produces the protein MTVIAPSLKRIQTAIRGAAKRAGRISDEITLVAASKRIPVERIEEAAKNGLRIFGENRVQEAVAKFKETGLRERINSLHLIGPLQTNKVKRAVGFFDLIHSIDSVHLAEKVAQEAGRRSRRQAVLVQVNVSGEESKHGISVKEAPDLINMVRRQSHLSLLGLMTIPPYHSDPERSRPYFSMLRELGDGMDISRFSMGMSADFEVAIEEGATWVRIGTALFGQREG, from the coding sequence ATGACGGTGATTGCCCCTTCCCTCAAGCGAATTCAGACGGCCATTCGTGGGGCTGCGAAGCGGGCGGGACGAATCTCCGATGAGATCACGCTGGTCGCGGCTTCAAAACGTATTCCCGTAGAACGAATAGAAGAGGCGGCGAAAAACGGACTCAGAATCTTTGGTGAAAACCGGGTGCAGGAGGCAGTGGCTAAATTTAAGGAAACCGGACTCAGGGAGCGGATCAATTCACTTCATCTCATTGGTCCGCTTCAAACGAATAAGGTGAAAAGGGCAGTTGGTTTTTTTGACCTGATTCACTCCATTGATTCGGTGCATCTGGCCGAGAAGGTTGCTCAGGAAGCGGGAAGGCGTTCGCGAAGGCAAGCGGTGTTGGTCCAGGTCAATGTCAGCGGTGAAGAAAGTAAGCACGGGATTTCAGTTAAGGAGGCGCCGGATTTGATCAACATGGTACGACGTCAATCGCATCTTTCCCTCTTGGGTTTGATGACGATTCCGCCCTATCATTCAGACCCGGAGAGGTCGCGACCCTATTTTTCGATGCTTCGCGAACTGGGTGACGGAATGGATATAAGCCGTTTTTCCATGGGAATGTCGGCGGACTTTGAGGTGGCGATTGAAGAGGGGGCGACCTGGGTGAGAATCGGGACCGCGCTGTTCGGGCAACGGGAGGGATAG
- the proC gene encoding pyrroline-5-carboxylate reductase: protein MAEAIIKGVLDAGLFKPSALIASDISDERLKMMGEKYAVRTTRSNREAARDGDIIILGMKPFAVDAALAEVKSELGKKVLISVAAGVPLSRLASGLEREAKIIRAMPNAPALVQSGATVLSPGKGVGDKSLGLALRIFESIGKTWVMEERYLDAVTGLSGSGPAFVFLMIEAMADGGVKSGLPREIALSLAVQTVWGAAQLLLQTGDHPARLKDFVASPGGTTIEGLQKLEEANVRAAFLSAVEAAARRSRELGKGE, encoded by the coding sequence ATGGCAGAGGCAATCATCAAGGGGGTCCTTGATGCGGGACTGTTTAAACCTTCCGCGCTCATCGCTTCTGATATTTCCGATGAGCGACTGAAAATGATGGGTGAAAAATATGCTGTCCGTACCACTCGATCAAACAGAGAGGCGGCTCGCGATGGGGATATTATTATCCTGGGAATGAAGCCTTTTGCCGTAGATGCCGCATTGGCGGAGGTCAAATCGGAGTTGGGGAAGAAGGTTCTGATCTCTGTTGCGGCGGGTGTTCCCTTGTCTAGACTGGCATCTGGTTTGGAGAGGGAAGCAAAAATAATTCGGGCGATGCCGAATGCACCCGCGCTCGTGCAATCCGGGGCGACGGTTCTCTCTCCCGGAAAAGGGGTCGGAGACAAATCCCTTGGATTGGCTTTGCGTATCTTTGAATCGATCGGCAAGACCTGGGTCATGGAAGAACGGTATCTTGATGCGGTGACAGGTCTTTCCGGGAGCGGGCCGGCGTTTGTTTTTCTAATGATTGAGGCCATGGCTGACGGCGGCGTCAAAAGCGGCCTTCCAAGAGAAATTGCTCTCTCCCTGGCAGTGCAAACGGTCTGGGGTGCGGCGCAGTTGCTTCTTCAAACCGGAGACCACCCGGCCCGCTTAAAGGACTTTGTCGCTTCCCCCGGAGGAACGACGATAGAAGGTCTTCAGAAGCTGGAAGAGGCAAATGTCCGCGCGGCCTTCCTCTCCGCGGTCGAGGCGGCTGCGAGACGGTCCAGGGAACTAGGAAAAGGAGAGTAA
- a CDS encoding YggT family protein — protein sequence MFVAGNFISALAQIMDMILQFYMWLIIARALLSWVNPDPYNSIVQFLYKVTEPVLYPVRRATGSFSGGLDLSPVIVILSIMFLKSFVVASLYGLAMRLR from the coding sequence ATGTTCGTTGCAGGAAATTTTATATCAGCGTTGGCACAGATAATGGACATGATCCTCCAGTTCTATATGTGGCTCATCATTGCCAGAGCACTTCTTTCGTGGGTAAATCCGGACCCATATAATTCTATTGTTCAATTTTTGTACAAGGTGACGGAACCGGTTCTCTATCCGGTCCGGCGTGCAACAGGATCATTCAGTGGGGGACTTGATCTTTCCCCGGTGATTGTCATTCTGTCCATCATGTTCTTGAAGAGTTTTGTGGTCGCCTCTCTCTATGGTCTGGCGATGCGTCTTCGGTAG
- a CDS encoding DivIVA domain-containing protein, protein MKITPLEIRQMTFQKSFRGYPPFEVDAFLESLADEVEEILHENVALKEKMEEQNEKILELKKTEGALTDTLLTAQKAIDGIRGAAQKEGEFVVRQAELHAEEVTGEALKHVTHLQGELINIQRQKGFLIENVRALIHSLERTLSWENEKQEETVREEEPKSNLRNL, encoded by the coding sequence ATGAAGATAACACCACTCGAAATTCGTCAGATGACATTTCAGAAATCATTCAGAGGGTATCCCCCTTTTGAGGTCGACGCCTTTTTGGAAAGCCTGGCAGATGAAGTCGAGGAGATTTTGCATGAAAATGTTGCCCTCAAAGAAAAGATGGAGGAGCAGAACGAAAAGATATTGGAATTAAAGAAGACTGAGGGGGCACTGACCGACACCTTATTGACTGCACAAAAGGCGATTGATGGGATTCGGGGAGCGGCTCAAAAGGAAGGCGAATTCGTTGTCCGGCAGGCGGAGCTTCATGCTGAAGAGGTTACGGGCGAGGCCTTGAAGCATGTCACTCACCTCCAGGGAGAGTTGATCAACATTCAAAGGCAAAAGGGGTTCTTAATCGAGAATGTCCGCGCTCTTATCCATAGCCTGGAGAGGACCTTGTCCTGGGAGAACGAAAAACAGGAAGAAACGGTCAGAGAAGAAGAACCAAAGAGTAACTTGAGGAACCTCTGA
- a CDS encoding penicillin-binding protein produces the protein MGSRVGRKHIALNRRHPGVPPPLPANYFRDRSGERHEDKKWAWMTVLLILGVSLVLALETWVMGELSVGPFDEVPLVLEEGSIRFKSFRPEFTQVVKGQYSTRFENGVTAVYTIDPVIQEAAEKFLSKYRVPYGVFVAIDPRSGKVLAMAEHSSRDPQAKDLALRSTYPAASIFKLVTAAAAIEEKKALPGTEIAYRRDVNRLRPKYWTDNPKRDLLKSSLSSALAKSNNVVFAKVALRWLNVPMLMDYGERLGFNRQIPFEQPLQVSPMIIEESEMGLARAAAGFGKVGLSPLHAALIGAAIANEGVMMAPCMIDSVLGPEGEKIYECIPKELPGSISSRTASYIQEMMAKTVERGTVRKTFRRRRRARDLRGVSIGGKTGSLRGKNPKGRYSWFIGMAPLENPEIAFAAMIVNDPIWHIRAPELAKAGLSAYFKSKRLRPKEEMVLKSK, from the coding sequence ATGGGTTCAAGAGTTGGAAGGAAACACATCGCATTGAATAGACGCCACCCTGGGGTTCCTCCCCCTCTCCCTGCGAATTACTTTCGTGACAGATCGGGCGAAAGGCATGAAGACAAGAAATGGGCCTGGATGACGGTCCTTCTCATTCTGGGGGTTTCACTCGTCCTCGCTCTTGAGACCTGGGTGATGGGGGAGTTGAGTGTGGGTCCCTTTGATGAGGTCCCTCTGGTCCTAGAAGAGGGATCCATTCGCTTCAAATCCTTTAGGCCGGAGTTCACCCAAGTTGTAAAGGGGCAATATTCAACCCGTTTCGAGAATGGGGTGACTGCGGTATATACAATAGACCCGGTGATTCAAGAGGCTGCAGAAAAGTTTTTAAGTAAATACCGGGTTCCTTATGGCGTATTTGTGGCCATAGATCCAAGGTCCGGAAAAGTCCTGGCAATGGCGGAACATTCTTCCAGAGACCCTCAGGCGAAGGATCTTGCCCTCCGATCGACCTATCCGGCGGCCTCTATCTTTAAGCTGGTGACCGCAGCCGCCGCGATCGAAGAAAAAAAAGCCCTTCCGGGGACTGAGATCGCGTATCGGCGGGATGTGAACCGGCTTCGGCCCAAGTACTGGACTGATAATCCTAAACGAGATCTTTTAAAGAGCAGCCTCAGCAGCGCTCTGGCGAAATCAAATAACGTGGTTTTTGCCAAGGTGGCTCTTCGATGGCTCAATGTCCCGATGTTAATGGACTATGGGGAACGTCTCGGGTTTAACCGCCAGATTCCTTTTGAACAGCCCTTGCAGGTGAGCCCCATGATCATAGAAGAGAGTGAGATGGGCCTGGCCCGGGCGGCGGCCGGATTTGGAAAGGTCGGCCTTTCCCCTCTCCATGCGGCCCTGATTGGAGCCGCTATTGCCAATGAGGGTGTGATGATGGCCCCTTGTATGATTGATTCTGTTCTGGGACCGGAAGGCGAAAAGATCTATGAATGTATCCCGAAGGAATTACCGGGTTCGATTTCTTCCCGAACCGCATCCTACATCCAGGAGATGATGGCGAAGACGGTGGAGCGTGGAACGGTCAGGAAGACTTTTCGCCGTCGAAGGCGGGCCCGGGACCTTCGAGGTGTTTCGATCGGCGGGAAGACCGGCTCGCTCCGGGGCAAGAACCCAAAAGGCCGTTATAGCTGGTTTATCGGAATGGCTCCCCTGGAAAATCCAGAGATCGCCTTCGCGGCGATGATTGTCAATGATCCGATATGGCACATCAGGGCGCCTGAATTGGCAAAGGCCGGTTTAAGCGCCTACTTCAAATCAAAACGTCTTCGCCCCAAGGAAGAAATGGTTCTTAAGTCAAAGTAA